The following are encoded in a window of Cupriavidus oxalaticus genomic DNA:
- a CDS encoding type II toxin-antitoxin system MqsR family toxin: MEKGTAHYPLWRVRELIAGGLVNLTTSAFEGARNMSLTRADVLDVVAGLQPADFYKSMTTYTDHTVWQDVYRPSTPYGSIYLKLTVVEKVLIVSFKAR; this comes from the coding sequence ATGGAGAAGGGGACGGCGCATTACCCGCTGTGGCGGGTGCGGGAGTTGATTGCTGGCGGGTTGGTCAACTTGACTACATCGGCCTTTGAGGGTGCGAGAAACATGTCACTTACTCGCGCCGACGTGCTCGACGTAGTGGCTGGACTGCAACCGGCTGACTTCTACAAGAGCATGACGACCTACACCGACCATACCGTTTGGCAGGATGTATATCGGCCGAGTACGCCGTATGGGTCAATTTATCTCAAGCTGACGGTTGTTGAAAAAGTCCTGATCGTGTCCTTCAAGGCCCGCTAG
- a CDS encoding type II TA system antitoxin MqsA family protein: MQCPVCGGAKLERRRKDFVYTYRGESTVFEAVLADWCPKCGEGVLDAEEEERIGPLALAFNKQVNASLIDPAYITGVRKKLRLDQREAAEIFGGGVNAFSRYETGKTKPPLALVKLLKLLDRHPELLEEVRAA, encoded by the coding sequence ATGCAATGCCCAGTCTGCGGTGGCGCCAAGCTCGAGAGGCGCCGTAAGGATTTCGTATACACATACCGGGGTGAGTCCACAGTTTTCGAAGCCGTGCTTGCCGATTGGTGCCCGAAGTGCGGGGAAGGAGTCCTGGATGCGGAAGAAGAAGAGCGGATCGGGCCACTTGCGCTTGCGTTCAACAAACAGGTCAATGCGTCGCTGATAGACCCGGCGTACATTACCGGGGTACGCAAGAAACTTCGCCTGGACCAGCGCGAGGCGGCCGAGATCTTTGGCGGCGGCGTCAATGCATTCTCGCGCTACGAGACGGGCAAAACCAAACCCCCGCTCGCGCTGGTCAAGCTGTTGAAACTGCTCGACCGCCACCCGGAACTGCTCGAAGAAGTCCGGGCGGCCTGA
- a CDS encoding lysophospholipid acyltransferase family protein, with translation MTFLFWLISRFPLRLLQAAGGALGLLAARLPGRYGQRLSENFRLAFPDATQAMIDEAARSAGRMMIEMPYFWSRKTIGARLHGFDDYMWPELEKLQARGKGLIILTPHLGCFEVLPQSHALVRPVTALFKPPHQPWLRDWIEKMRTRPNMHMAPATPRGVRMLVKALKRGQAVGILPDQVPSGGEGNWAPFFGKPAYTMALVHRLQQLTGAPVVAVFAERLPKGAGYRAHLHVLNEGGMLPDDPAEAAAVINQAVEILVRQCPTQYLWGYSRYKGPAAASRSTEPTTDQSIS, from the coding sequence ATGACCTTTCTTTTCTGGCTGATCTCCCGTTTCCCGCTGCGCTTGCTGCAGGCCGCCGGCGGCGCGCTCGGACTGCTGGCGGCACGGCTGCCCGGCCGCTACGGCCAGCGCCTGAGCGAAAATTTCCGCCTGGCGTTCCCCGACGCTACGCAGGCGATGATCGATGAAGCCGCCCGCTCCGCCGGGCGCATGATGATCGAGATGCCTTATTTCTGGAGCCGCAAGACCATCGGCGCGCGGCTGCATGGCTTCGACGACTACATGTGGCCGGAACTGGAAAAGCTGCAGGCCCGCGGCAAGGGCCTCATCATCCTGACGCCGCATCTGGGCTGCTTTGAAGTGCTGCCGCAGTCCCACGCGCTGGTGCGCCCGGTCACGGCGCTGTTCAAGCCGCCACACCAGCCCTGGCTGCGCGACTGGATCGAAAAGATGCGCACCCGGCCCAATATGCACATGGCGCCCGCCACGCCGCGCGGCGTGCGCATGCTGGTCAAGGCGCTCAAGCGCGGCCAGGCGGTGGGTATCCTGCCGGACCAGGTACCCAGCGGCGGCGAGGGCAACTGGGCGCCGTTCTTCGGCAAGCCGGCCTACACCATGGCGCTGGTGCACCGGCTGCAGCAGCTGACCGGCGCGCCGGTGGTCGCGGTCTTTGCGGAGCGGCTGCCGAAGGGCGCGGGCTATCGCGCCCACCTGCATGTGCTCAATGAGGGCGGCATGCTGCCGGACGACCCGGCCGAAGCGGCCGCGGTGATCAACCAGGCCGTCGAGATCCTGGTGAGGCAGTGTCCCACCCAGTACCTGTGGGGGTACAGCCGCTACAAGGGGCCCGCCGCCGCCAGCCGCAGCACCGAGCCGACCACTGACCAATCGATTTCATGA
- the argC gene encoding N-acetyl-gamma-glutamyl-phosphate reductase: protein MVFKVFVDGQEGTTGLRLLDYLSGRSDVELLRIADDKRKDPAERARFLNAADVAFLCLPDVASREAVSLVTNPDTCVIDASTAFRTADNWAYGLPELVRGQREKIRASKRIAVPGCHASAFVLAVRPLVDAGVLPRDYPVSAFSLTGYSGGGKKMIADFEAGGNPKLHSPRPYALGLQHKHLPEMRVQGGLSSDPIFNPIVGNFLKGLAVTVPVFADRLARKVSPEQIVDIYRKHYEGEQFVRVLPYNSNDNLDDGFFDVQANNDTNRVDLFVFGSPERLNLVARLDNLGKGAAGAAVQCMNVHVGADEATGLQA from the coding sequence ATGGTTTTCAAAGTGTTCGTCGATGGTCAGGAAGGCACGACCGGTCTCCGGCTGCTTGACTATCTTTCCGGTCGTTCCGACGTGGAACTGCTGCGCATTGCCGATGACAAGCGCAAGGATCCGGCCGAGCGAGCACGCTTTCTGAATGCCGCCGACGTCGCCTTCCTGTGCCTGCCCGACGTGGCCTCGCGCGAGGCGGTATCGCTGGTGACCAACCCGGACACCTGCGTGATCGACGCCAGCACGGCGTTCCGCACCGCCGACAACTGGGCCTATGGCCTGCCGGAACTGGTGCGCGGCCAGCGCGAGAAGATCCGCGCGAGCAAGCGCATCGCGGTGCCGGGCTGCCACGCCAGCGCCTTCGTGCTGGCGGTGCGCCCGCTGGTCGATGCCGGCGTGCTGCCGCGCGACTACCCGGTGTCGGCGTTCTCGCTGACCGGCTACAGCGGCGGCGGCAAGAAGATGATTGCCGACTTCGAAGCCGGCGGTAACCCGAAGCTGCACAGCCCGCGCCCGTACGCGCTGGGGCTGCAGCACAAGCACCTGCCCGAGATGCGCGTGCAGGGCGGCCTGTCGTCGGACCCGATCTTCAACCCGATCGTGGGCAACTTCCTGAAGGGCCTGGCGGTGACGGTGCCGGTGTTCGCGGACCGCCTGGCGCGCAAGGTGAGCCCGGAGCAGATCGTCGACATCTACCGCAAGCACTATGAAGGCGAGCAGTTCGTGCGCGTGCTGCCCTACAACAGCAACGACAACCTCGACGACGGTTTCTTCGACGTGCAGGCCAACAACGACACCAACCGTGTCGACCTGTTCGTGTTCGGCAGCCCCGAGCGCCTGAACCTGGTCGCGCGCCTGGACAACCTGGGCAAGGGTGCGGCCGGCGCGGCGGTGCAGTGCATGAATGTGCATGTCGGCGCCGACGAGGCCACCGGGCTGCAGGCCTGA
- a CDS encoding polyphosphate kinase 2 family protein, producing the protein MPLDDFRITTGKRFRLADFPPGSKPLSRGSKAEDLALIAELGEGLDAEQDIFYAEHRRKLLVVLQGMDTSGKDGTVRGVFRSFDPLGIRVVGFKAPTPNELARDYLWRIHLQVPRAGEIVVFNRSHYEDVLVTRVHGWIDNAEAERRFRQIRDFEAMLTETGTTIVKCFLHISRDEQKARLEARLADPEKHWKFDTTDLAERKYWKAYMDAYEAAIMATSTPECPWYVVPADSKTHRNLMVAEILTRVFEDLKPAYPPPKPELAKVKVE; encoded by the coding sequence ATGCCGCTGGACGATTTCCGCATCACAACGGGCAAGCGATTCCGCCTTGCCGACTTCCCCCCCGGCAGCAAGCCGCTGTCGCGCGGCAGCAAGGCCGAGGACCTGGCCCTCATCGCCGAACTGGGCGAGGGCCTGGACGCAGAGCAGGACATTTTCTACGCCGAGCACCGCCGCAAGCTGCTGGTCGTGCTGCAGGGCATGGACACCAGCGGCAAGGACGGTACCGTGCGCGGCGTGTTCCGCAGCTTCGATCCGCTCGGCATCCGCGTGGTCGGCTTCAAGGCGCCCACGCCCAATGAACTGGCGCGCGACTACCTGTGGCGCATTCACCTGCAGGTGCCCAGGGCCGGCGAGATCGTGGTATTCAACCGCAGCCACTATGAAGACGTGCTGGTCACGCGCGTGCACGGCTGGATCGACAATGCCGAAGCCGAACGGCGTTTCCGCCAGATCCGCGACTTCGAGGCAATGCTGACCGAGACCGGCACCACCATCGTCAAGTGCTTCCTGCATATTTCGCGCGACGAGCAGAAGGCGCGACTGGAGGCGCGGCTGGCGGACCCGGAAAAACACTGGAAGTTCGACACCACCGACCTCGCCGAGCGCAAGTACTGGAAGGCCTACATGGACGCGTACGAGGCCGCGATCATGGCGACCAGCACGCCGGAATGCCCGTGGTACGTGGTGCCGGCCGATTCCAAGACGCACCGCAACCTGATGGTGGCGGAGATCCTGACGCGGGTGTTCGAGGACCTGAAGCCCGCCTACCCGCCGCCCAAGCCGGAACTGGCGAAGGTCAAGGTCGAATAG
- a CDS encoding lipid A biosynthesis lauroyl acyltransferase translates to MSRVFTWLGIGLLTVLGKLPYPFVARFGEGLGSLLYLIPSERRRVVQANLRLCFPDKTEAEIDALSRQSFRTVFRSFAERGIFWTGSEAQMRRWVQIDDQADLVSLDGTPHILVTLHLSGVEAGAIRLTIHLREHVGRSGASLYTKQKNDLFDGFLKHARGRFGANMISRNDSARDILRCLKKGEALQLIADMDFGERDSEFVPFFGVQALTLTSVSRLARLTGAKVVPIYTEMLPDYQGYVLRILPAWDNYPGESVTDDTRRMNAFFEDCIRPRVPEYYWVHKRFKHRLPGEPEIY, encoded by the coding sequence ATGAGCCGCGTGTTCACCTGGCTCGGCATCGGCCTGCTGACGGTGCTGGGCAAATTGCCATATCCGTTCGTTGCCCGCTTCGGCGAAGGGCTGGGCAGCCTGCTCTACCTGATCCCCAGCGAACGCCGCCGCGTGGTGCAGGCCAACCTGCGCCTGTGCTTCCCGGACAAGACCGAGGCCGAGATCGACGCGCTGTCGCGCCAGAGCTTCCGCACCGTGTTCCGCAGCTTTGCCGAGCGCGGCATCTTCTGGACCGGCAGCGAAGCGCAGATGCGCCGCTGGGTGCAGATCGACGACCAGGCCGACCTGGTGTCGCTCGATGGCACGCCGCATATCCTGGTCACGCTGCACCTGTCGGGCGTCGAGGCCGGCGCGATCCGGCTGACCATCCACCTGCGCGAGCACGTGGGACGTTCCGGCGCCTCGCTGTACACGAAGCAGAAGAACGACCTGTTCGATGGCTTCCTCAAGCACGCGCGCGGCCGCTTCGGCGCCAACATGATTTCGCGCAACGACAGTGCGCGCGACATCCTGCGCTGCCTGAAGAAGGGCGAAGCGCTGCAGCTGATCGCCGACATGGACTTCGGCGAACGCGACTCGGAATTCGTGCCGTTCTTCGGCGTGCAGGCGCTGACGCTGACCTCGGTGTCGCGGCTGGCGCGCCTGACCGGCGCCAAGGTGGTGCCGATCTACACCGAGATGCTGCCCGACTACCAGGGCTACGTGCTGCGCATCCTGCCTGCCTGGGACAACTACCCCGGCGAAAGCGTCACCGACGACACGCGCCGCATGAACGCCTTCTTCGAGGACTGCATCCGCCCGCGCGTGCCTGAGTACTACTGGGTGCACAAGCGCTTCAAGCACCGCCTGCCGGGCGAACCCGAGATCTATTGA
- the pyrE gene encoding orotate phosphoribosyltransferase: MTQQNTPAAGPQGTDLSQTFIRFALDAGVLSFGEFVTKAGRKSPYFFNAGLFNQGAMLGEVAQFYAKTLLASGVQFDVLFGPAYKGITLASATAVALAGMGRDVGFAYNRKEAKDHGEGGTLVGAKLQGKVVIVDDVISAGTSVRESVNLIRAAGAEPAAVLIALDRMEKSGTAEQVGTHSAVQDVQREFGIPVIAIASLKDLLAYLDASQDQSLAASREAVSAYRQRYGV, encoded by the coding sequence ATGACGCAGCAGAACACGCCGGCCGCAGGGCCCCAGGGCACCGACCTGAGCCAGACCTTCATCCGCTTTGCGCTCGATGCCGGCGTCCTGTCGTTCGGCGAATTCGTCACCAAGGCCGGCCGCAAGTCGCCGTATTTCTTCAACGCGGGCCTGTTCAACCAGGGCGCGATGCTCGGCGAAGTGGCGCAATTCTATGCCAAAACCCTGCTGGCCTCCGGCGTGCAGTTCGACGTGCTGTTCGGGCCGGCCTACAAGGGCATCACGCTGGCTTCCGCCACCGCGGTCGCACTGGCGGGCATGGGGCGTGACGTCGGCTTCGCCTATAACCGCAAGGAAGCCAAGGACCACGGCGAAGGCGGTACGCTGGTCGGCGCCAAACTGCAGGGCAAGGTCGTCATCGTCGACGACGTCATTTCCGCCGGCACCTCGGTGCGCGAGTCGGTCAACCTGATCCGCGCCGCCGGCGCCGAGCCGGCCGCCGTGCTGATCGCGCTGGACCGCATGGAAAAGAGCGGCACCGCCGAGCAGGTCGGCACGCATTCGGCCGTGCAGGACGTACAGCGCGAATTTGGCATCCCCGTGATTGCGATCGCCAGCCTGAAGGACCTGCTGGCCTACCTCGACGCGTCGCAGGACCAGTCGCTGGCGGCTTCGCGCGAGGCCGTGTCGGCGTACCGGCAGCGTTACGGCGTCTGA
- a CDS encoding patatin-like phospholipase family protein — protein MAAKERQERAGRQPASAAAKETARETAREADKADGNGDSLAERGAQVRPRKPVRQDAKAPDRPAHEAYAVRALVLQGGGALGAYQAGVYQGLAEGGIYPNWVAGISIGALNAAVIAGNPPERRIEQLRAFWEYICAQPWLPSLSPTWLTDGAESWPEPLRIWFDALHATRAMVEGQRGFFQPRSWPELLMRYADPGRASFYDTSPLKATLERFADFDLINHRPDLMRVSVGAVNVRTGNFAYFDNTRDKLCPEHFMASGALPPGFPAVEIDGEYYWDGGLVSNTPLAEVLTAQPRRDALIFQVDLWSARGKLPHDLVDVAEREKEIRYSSRTRAITDYMREQQNMRRMLNEVMALVPQSRRNSEWYRRAAEQACDARRNVIQLIYRDKSFENMAKDYQFGLLTMNEHWTSGLDDIRQTLRHPQWLAMPSREQPFVTHDVHRGNGG, from the coding sequence GTGGCGGCGAAAGAGCGGCAGGAACGGGCAGGGCGGCAACCGGCATCGGCGGCAGCGAAGGAAACGGCAAGGGAAACGGCAAGGGAAGCAGACAAGGCCGACGGCAACGGCGATTCACTGGCCGAACGCGGCGCGCAGGTGCGTCCGCGCAAGCCGGTGCGCCAGGACGCCAAGGCGCCGGACCGGCCCGCGCATGAAGCCTATGCCGTGCGCGCGCTGGTGTTGCAGGGCGGCGGCGCGCTTGGCGCCTATCAGGCCGGCGTGTACCAGGGCCTGGCCGAAGGCGGCATCTACCCGAACTGGGTCGCGGGCATTTCCATCGGCGCGCTCAATGCCGCGGTGATTGCCGGCAATCCGCCCGAGCGCCGCATCGAACAGCTGCGCGCGTTCTGGGAATACATCTGCGCGCAGCCATGGCTGCCCAGCCTGTCGCCCACCTGGCTGACCGACGGCGCCGAGAGCTGGCCCGAGCCGCTGCGCATCTGGTTCGATGCCCTGCATGCCACGCGCGCCATGGTCGAAGGCCAGCGCGGCTTCTTCCAGCCGCGCAGCTGGCCGGAGCTGCTGATGCGCTATGCCGATCCCGGCCGCGCCAGCTTCTACGACACCTCGCCGCTGAAGGCCACGCTGGAGCGCTTTGCCGACTTCGACCTGATCAACCATCGCCCTGACCTGATGCGGGTGTCGGTGGGCGCGGTCAATGTGCGCACGGGCAATTTTGCCTATTTCGACAACACCCGCGACAAGCTCTGCCCCGAGCATTTCATGGCCTCGGGCGCGCTGCCGCCGGGCTTTCCGGCGGTGGAGATCGATGGCGAGTACTACTGGGATGGCGGCCTGGTGTCCAACACCCCGCTGGCCGAGGTGCTGACCGCGCAGCCGCGGCGCGACGCGCTGATCTTCCAGGTTGACCTCTGGAGCGCGCGCGGCAAGCTGCCGCACGATCTGGTCGACGTCGCCGAGCGCGAGAAGGAAATCCGCTATTCCAGCCGCACCCGCGCCATTACGGACTACATGCGCGAGCAGCAGAACATGCGCCGCATGCTCAACGAGGTGATGGCGCTGGTGCCGCAATCCAGGCGCAACAGCGAATGGTACCGCCGCGCCGCCGAGCAGGCCTGCGACGCGCGCCGTAACGTGATCCAGCTGATCTATCGCGACAAATCGTTCGAAAACATGGCCAAGGACTACCAGTTCGGCCTGCTGACCATGAACGAGCACTGGACCAGCGGCCTGGACGATATCCGCCAGACGCTGCGCCATCCGCAATGGCTGGCGATGCCCAGCCGCGAGCAGCCGTTCGTCACGCACGACGTGCATCGCGGGAATGGTGGCTGA
- a CDS encoding exodeoxyribonuclease III yields MLRIISANLNGIRSASKKGFFDWMGKQDADMVCVQELKAQAADMTEAFLAPHGYHGFFHYAEKKGYSGVGLYTRHKPERVITGFGNAEFDGEGRYVEVQYPHLAVISVYVPSGSSGEERQLAKFRFMEAFLPHLLQLKASGREIVLCGDVNIAHKEIDIKNWKGNLKNSGFLPEERAWIGELFDVHGYVDVFRKLDPRPDQYTWWSNRGQAYAKNVGWRIDYHLATPKIGDTARLCSIYKDEKFSDHAPLSIDYDYPL; encoded by the coding sequence ATGTTACGGATTATCAGCGCCAACCTCAACGGCATCCGCTCCGCGTCCAAGAAGGGCTTTTTCGACTGGATGGGCAAGCAAGACGCGGACATGGTCTGCGTGCAGGAACTGAAGGCACAGGCCGCAGACATGACCGAAGCGTTCCTGGCGCCACATGGCTACCATGGCTTCTTCCACTATGCAGAGAAGAAGGGCTACAGCGGCGTGGGCCTGTACACTCGGCACAAGCCTGAGCGGGTCATCACCGGTTTCGGCAACGCCGAGTTCGACGGCGAAGGCCGTTATGTGGAGGTGCAGTATCCGCACCTGGCGGTGATCTCGGTGTACGTGCCTTCCGGTTCCAGCGGCGAGGAACGCCAGCTGGCCAAGTTCCGCTTCATGGAGGCCTTCCTGCCCCACCTGCTGCAACTGAAGGCCAGCGGGCGCGAGATCGTGCTGTGCGGCGACGTCAACATTGCGCACAAGGAAATCGACATCAAGAACTGGAAGGGCAACCTGAAGAACTCGGGCTTCCTGCCGGAAGAACGAGCCTGGATCGGCGAGCTGTTCGACGTCCATGGCTACGTCGATGTGTTCCGCAAGCTCGATCCTCGCCCGGACCAGTACACGTGGTGGAGCAACCGCGGGCAGGCTTACGCCAAGAATGTGGGGTGGCGCATCGATTACCACCTGGCAACGCCGAAGATCGGCGACACGGCGCGGCTTTGCTCGATCTACAAGGACGAGAAGTTCAGCGACCACGCGCCGCTGTCGATCGATTACGACTATCCGCTCTGA
- a CDS encoding S8 family peptidase — MSLNRMSPSEQRAAYMLIFAGCEAEPERFTSDLPISSEVWLLYASGESFEVPRGLLLTPHHAAGIAALRTAVLRRLPALAEPASAAAGQRFLAANESHLLAQIDFFDMLRLLPLTAWWHREVRLPMAGVSWSTAARHALERSLTGDAFVRWLGESVLAHVSSETAIARFNDIGYTASRTRFGGIAAPAGQALGRLVNVAAQYVALTLLGLDDDSFPPGGLTRRIGQASRQVLETLWACLQDDHAAPPDAGAARAAGAAEAADAAKVAAVAPLWRISVNRPAEHAVFASRKTVKADAAIRVFDTGGQGVRWAVIDSGIDARHPAFFDPARLEGPLPVRDGLIAPRLSRVVRTLDFTRLSAITSGRLPPMPKGKRGPGEAELRERIAAIADDLANGRIIDWSVIEPLLEISQEDPAQYVPPGGSHGTHVAGIIGAGWPSSAYLARPEPMPLPPELAQSGDVSGICPRIELLDLRIFDAQGRGDEFGILGALQYVRWLNQSRDRQYVHGVNLSVALHHDVRNYACGSTPVCVECDRLVANGVIVVAAAGNYGYDEQYAAAHMGAGFRGQTITDPGNARAVITVGATHRTDPYRYGISYFSSHGPTGDGRIKPDLVAPGEKITSTVPGGTLASMDGTSMAAPHVSGVAALLLSRNNELMGQPETVKAILCDAATDLGRERAFQGAGLVDALRALQRV; from the coding sequence ATGAGCCTGAACCGCATGAGTCCGTCGGAGCAACGGGCCGCCTATATGCTGATCTTCGCGGGCTGCGAGGCCGAGCCCGAGCGCTTCACCAGCGACCTGCCAATCAGCTCCGAAGTCTGGCTGCTGTATGCGTCGGGAGAATCGTTCGAGGTGCCGCGCGGGCTGTTGCTGACCCCGCACCACGCCGCGGGCATTGCTGCCCTGCGCACGGCGGTGCTGCGGCGCCTGCCGGCGCTGGCGGAGCCGGCATCGGCGGCGGCCGGCCAGCGCTTCCTGGCGGCCAATGAATCGCACCTGCTCGCGCAGATCGATTTCTTCGACATGCTCAGGCTGCTGCCGCTGACGGCATGGTGGCACCGGGAGGTACGGCTGCCGATGGCCGGCGTCAGCTGGTCAACTGCCGCGCGCCACGCGCTCGAGCGCAGCCTGACCGGCGATGCCTTCGTGCGCTGGCTGGGCGAGTCGGTGCTGGCCCATGTGTCCAGCGAGACAGCCATTGCGAGGTTCAATGACATCGGCTACACCGCTTCCCGGACGCGTTTCGGCGGCATCGCGGCGCCGGCCGGCCAGGCGCTGGGACGGCTGGTCAATGTCGCCGCGCAGTATGTTGCCCTGACCTTGCTGGGGCTGGATGACGACAGCTTCCCGCCCGGCGGCCTGACCCGGCGCATCGGGCAGGCGAGCCGGCAGGTGCTTGAAACGCTGTGGGCCTGCCTGCAGGACGACCATGCGGCGCCGCCGGATGCCGGCGCCGCGCGGGCAGCAGGCGCGGCCGAGGCCGCGGATGCGGCAAAGGTGGCGGCCGTGGCGCCGCTGTGGCGCATCTCGGTCAACCGGCCGGCAGAGCACGCGGTGTTTGCGTCGCGCAAGACCGTGAAGGCGGATGCGGCCATCCGCGTGTTCGATACCGGTGGGCAGGGCGTGCGCTGGGCGGTGATCGATTCCGGCATCGATGCGCGCCATCCGGCGTTCTTCGATCCCGCCAGGCTGGAGGGGCCGCTGCCGGTCCGCGATGGCCTGATCGCGCCGCGCCTGTCGCGCGTGGTCAGGACGCTGGATTTCACCCGCCTGTCGGCGATCACCAGCGGCCGCCTGCCGCCCATGCCCAAGGGCAAGCGCGGCCCCGGCGAGGCCGAGCTCAGGGAGCGCATCGCGGCGATCGCCGACGACCTCGCCAACGGCCGCATCATCGACTGGTCCGTGATCGAGCCGCTGCTGGAGATCAGCCAGGAAGACCCGGCGCAGTACGTGCCGCCGGGCGGCAGCCACGGCACGCATGTGGCCGGCATCATCGGCGCCGGCTGGCCATCGTCAGCGTACCTGGCGCGCCCGGAGCCCATGCCGCTGCCCCCCGAGCTTGCCCAAAGCGGCGATGTCAGCGGCATCTGCCCGCGCATCGAGCTGCTGGACCTGCGCATCTTCGATGCGCAGGGCAGGGGCGACGAGTTCGGCATCCTGGGCGCGCTGCAATATGTACGCTGGCTCAACCAGAGCCGCGACCGGCAATACGTGCACGGCGTCAATCTCAGCGTGGCGCTGCACCACGACGTGCGCAACTACGCCTGCGGCAGCACGCCGGTGTGCGTCGAGTGCGACCGCCTGGTGGCCAACGGCGTGATCGTGGTGGCGGCGGCTGGCAACTACGGCTACGACGAGCAATATGCGGCCGCCCACATGGGGGCGGGCTTTCGCGGCCAGACCATCACCGATCCTGGCAATGCGCGCGCCGTGATCACGGTGGGCGCGACCCATCGCACCGATCCCTACCGGTATGGCATCTCTTATTTCTCCAGCCACGGCCCCACCGGCGATGGCCGCATCAAGCCCGACCTCGTGGCACCCGGGGAGAAGATCACCTCCACCGTGCCCGGCGGCACGCTGGCGTCGATGGACGGCACCAGCATGGCGGCGCCGCATGTGTCCGGCGTGGCCGCGCTGCTGCTGTCGCGCAACAATGAGCTGATGGGCCAGCCCGAGACCGTCAAGGCCATCCTGTGCGACGCGGCCACCGATCTCGGGCGCGAGCGCGCCTTCCAGGGGGCCGGGCTGGTGGATGCGTTGCGGGCGCTGCAGCGCGTGTAG
- the dapF gene encoding diaminopimelate epimerase, with translation MKLQFTKMHGAGNDFVVLDGIHQQIDLTPAQWRALASRHFGVGADQMLVVEKPSRSDVDFRYRIFNADGSEVEHCGNGARCFVRFVSDKGMTDKRSVRVEVMKGVITLTLQDDGQVTVDMGAPELEPAQVPFRAEGLPTRAEGVDTTYGLEVNGRTAWISAVSMGNPHAVQVVEDVENFPVLQDGPVIERHATFPNRVNAGFMQVQDRNTIRLRVYERGAGETLACGTGACAAVVAGIRRGLLDSPVKVHTHGGGLSIAWDGGAEPVRMTGPATTVFEGTIDLATLPA, from the coding sequence ATGAAACTCCAGTTCACCAAGATGCATGGCGCCGGCAACGACTTTGTCGTGCTCGACGGCATCCACCAGCAGATCGACCTGACACCGGCGCAATGGCGCGCGCTCGCCAGCCGGCATTTCGGCGTGGGCGCCGATCAGATGCTGGTGGTCGAGAAACCGTCGCGCAGCGATGTCGACTTCCGCTACCGCATCTTCAATGCCGACGGCAGCGAGGTCGAGCACTGCGGCAACGGCGCGCGCTGCTTCGTGCGTTTTGTCAGCGACAAGGGCATGACCGACAAGCGCTCGGTGCGCGTGGAGGTGATGAAGGGCGTGATCACGCTGACGCTGCAGGACGACGGCCAGGTCACCGTCGACATGGGCGCGCCCGAGCTGGAACCGGCCCAGGTGCCGTTCCGTGCCGAGGGCCTGCCGACCCGGGCTGAAGGCGTGGATACAACCTACGGCCTGGAGGTCAACGGCCGCACCGCATGGATCTCGGCCGTGTCGATGGGCAACCCTCACGCGGTGCAGGTGGTCGAGGACGTCGAGAACTTCCCCGTGCTGCAGGACGGCCCGGTGATCGAGCGGCATGCCACCTTCCCCAACCGCGTCAATGCCGGCTTCATGCAGGTGCAGGACCGCAATACCATCCGCCTGCGCGTCTACGAGCGCGGCGCCGGCGAGACGCTGGCCTGCGGCACTGGCGCCTGCGCGGCGGTGGTCGCCGGCATCCGGCGCGGCCTGCTGGATTCGCCGGTCAAGGTGCATACCCACGGCGGCGGCCTGAGCATTGCCTGGGACGGCGGCGCCGAACCGGTGCGCATGACCGGCCCGGCGACCACGGTGTTCGAAGGCACCATTGACCTGGCGACCCTGCCGGCCTGA